A single Oncorhynchus nerka isolate Pitt River linkage group LG10, Oner_Uvic_2.0, whole genome shotgun sequence DNA region contains:
- the LOC135573608 gene encoding basic proline-rich protein-like: protein MCLRAMCLRAVCLRDVFESYVFESYVFERYVFESYVFERYVFESYVFESCVFESYVFESYVFESYVFERCVFESYVADASSHNNSSHNASSHNSSSHNASSHNASSHYASSHNACSHNACSHNASSHNASSHMVSSPHNSSSHNSSSHNASSHYASSHNACSHNASSHNSSSHNASSHNASSHYASSHNACSHNASSHNASSHMPAPTTPPPTTPPPTTPPPTTPPPTTPPPTTPPPTTPPPTTCPPTMPPPTTPPPTTPPPTTPLPTTPPPTTPAPTTPPPTTPPPTWCPPPTTPPPTTPPPTTPPPTTPAPTTPPPTTPPPTTPPPTTPPPTTPPTTPPPPPPTTPPPTTPPPTTPPPTTPPPPTTLPPTTPPPTTPPPTTPAPTMPPPTTPPPTTPPPTTPPPTTPPPTTPPPTTPPPTTSPPTTPPPTTPPPTTPPPTTPPPTTPPPTTCPPTTPPPTTPPPTMPPPTTCPPTTPAPTTPPPTTPPPTTCPPTTPPPTIPPPTTLPPTTPPPTTPAPTTPPPTTPPPTTPPPTTPPPTTPPPPTTLPPTTPPPTTPPPTTPAPTMPPPTTPPPTTCPPTTPPPPTTPPPTTPPPPPTTPPPTTCPPTTLPPTTPPPTTPPPTTCPPTTPPPTTPPPTMPPPTTCPPTTPAPTTPPPTTPPPTTCPPTTPPPTIPPPTTLPPTTPPPNACSHNASSHNSSSHNASSHNSSSHNSSSSHNSSSHNSSSHNASSHNACSHNASSHNSSSHNVSSHNSSSPHNSSSHNSSSSSHNSSSHNVSSHNASSHNSSSHNASSHNVSSHNACSHNASSHNVSSHNASSHNVSSHNAFFLWISCSFHI, encoded by the exons AGCAGACGCCTCCTCCCACAACAACTCCTCCCACAACGCCTCctcccacaactcctcctcccacaACGCCTCCTCCCACAACGCCTCCTCCCACTACGCCTCCTCCCACAACGCCTGCTCCCACAACGCCTGCTCCCACAACGCCTCCTCCCACAACGCCTCCTCCCACATGGTGTCCTCCCcccacaactcctcctcccacaactcctcctcccacaacgcctcctcccactacgcctcctcccacaacgcctgctcccacaacgcctcctcccacaactcctcctcccacaACGCCTCCTCCCACAACGCCTCCTCCCACTACGCCTCCTCCCACAACGCCTGCTCCCACAACGCCTCCTCCCACAACGCCTCCTCCCACATG CCTGctcccacaactcctcctcccacaacgcctcctcccacaactcctcctcccacaactcctcctcccacaactcctcctcccacaacgcctcctcccacaactcctcctcccacaACGTGTCCTCCCACAATGCCTCCTCCCACAACGCCTCCTCCCACAACGCCTCCTCCCACAACGCCTCTTCCCACTACGCCTCCTCCCACAACGCCTGCTCCCACAACGCCTCCTCCCACAACGCCTCCTCCCACATGGTGTCCTCCCcccacaactcctcctcccacaactcctcctcccacaacgcctcctcccacaacgcctgctcccacaacgcctcctcccacaacgcctcctcccacaactcctcctcccacaacgcctcctcccacaactcctcccacaactcctcctc CGCCTCctcccacaactcctcctcccacaacgcctcctcccacaactcctcctcccacaactcctcctcctcccacaactcttcctcccacaactcctcctcccacaACGCCTCCTCCCACAACGCCTGCTCCCACAATGCCTCctcccacaactcctcctcccacaactcctcctcccacaacgcctcctcccacaactcctcctcccacaactcctcctcccacaactcctcctcccacaacttctcctcccacaactcctcctcccacaactcctcctcccacaactcctcctcccacaacgcctcctcccacaactcctcctcccacaACGTGTCCTCCCACAACGCCTCCTCCCACAACGCCTCCTCCCACAATGCCTCCTCCCACAACGTGTCCTCCCACAACGCCTGCTCCCACAACGCCTCCTCCCACAACGCCTCCTCCCACAACGTGTCCTCCCACAACGCCTCCTCCCACAATTCCTCCTCCCACAACGCTTCCTCCCACAACGCCTCCTCCCACAACGCCTGCTCCCACAACGCCTCctcccacaactcctcctcccacaacgcctcctcccacaactcctcctcccacaactcctcctcctcccacaactcttcctcccacaactcctcctcccacaACGCCTCCTCCCACAACGCCTGCTCCCACAATGCCTCctcccacaactcctcctcccacaacgtgtcctcccacaactcctcctccccccacaactcctcctcccacaactcctcctcctcctcccacaactcctcctcccacaACGTGTCCTCCCACAACGCTTCctcccacaactcctcctcccacaactcctcctcccacaACGTGTCCTCCCACAACGCCTCCTCCCACAACGCCTCCTCCCACAATGCCTCCTCCCACAACGTGTCCTCCCACAACGCCTGCTCCCACAACGCCTCCTCCCACAACGCCTCCTCCCACAACGTGTCCTCCCACAACGCCTCCTCCCACAATTCCTCCTCCCACAACGCTTCCTCCCACAACGCCTCCTCCCAACGCCTGCTCCCACAACGCCTCctcccacaactcctcctcccacaacgcctcctcccacaactcctcctcccacaactcctcctcctcccacaactcttcctcccacaactcctcctcccacaACGCCTCCTCCCACAACGCCTGCTCCCACAATGCCTCctcccacaactcctcctcccacaacgtgtcctcccacaactcctcctccccccacaactcctcctcccacaactcctcctcctcctcccacaactcctcctcccacaACGTGTCCTCCCACAACGCTTCctcccacaactcctcctcccacaATGCCTCCTCCCACAACGTGTCCTCCCACAACGCCTGCTCCCACAACGCCTCCTCCCACAACGTGTCCTCCCACAACGCCTCCTCCCACAACGTGTCCTCCCACAACGCCTTCTTTCTCTGGATCTCCTGTAGTTTCCACATCTAA